The Silurus meridionalis isolate SWU-2019-XX chromosome 18, ASM1480568v1, whole genome shotgun sequence genome includes the window ctgtTAGAAACTTTAAGGAAACTTCAGGCAAGGACTCGAAGGGAGGCTTAGACAGGGCCTCCAGAATGACAGCCAGGTCCCACACAGGTACTCTAGGTTGCACAAGAgacctcagcctccgggtgccatgGAGGAAATGTCACTAATGGCTGCTTCTCCAGCAACTGCTTAGCAAGTGGTGCATGATAAACTGCAAAAGCCAACAGGTGTCCATTCATGACCGCCCCCCTTTCCGTGGCGTCCATTGTTAACATTACGCAATGACAAGGAGCTCCCAAAACAGGGCCATGAGAGAGGAACCCGGATTCACTCCACACGTCTAAGGACTGTAGGGCTTGCTGCATGACCTTGATAGTGCGGAGTGGGTTGCCCTTCCGGCAGAAAACCCTCTATCTCGGAGCCACtactggaggggtctcatgtgctGGAGGTTAAGTGGAACCACATTGGACATGGCTGCCATCAGGCCCAGCAGtctttgaaactgcttcacaCTAATtgactggccttctctcactctcttaatAGCTACAAGGATGGGCTCGATCCAAGCAGGAGACGGTTGTGCCCGCATAACTGTCGAACGGTCatacactttgtgaaggtgccgGGTGAGAATGCAAGGCCCTAGGAAGGAcccaatattggtaagctttggctatggaagcaaacctcaggaaatTCTGTGCAACGGAAAGATGAATTTGTGGATTTATCATTACAAACTAGTCCATAGGTCTGATTTGAGACATTTCAGGAAGATGGGGTCACAGTTGTTGGCATGTGATGTGATTTTGTAGTCAGTTAGGGGCTgaatgccctgccacatgcatCTGGGGTCCTAAGTTTTACAGAAGCGATTGTTATTTTTCTGTGCATACTGGTGTTTTGCTTTCTTGATGGCTTCAGAAAGCTGATCCCTTGCTGATCTGAAAGGTCCTTCTACCCCCAACTTGAAGGCAGCATCTCTGTCTCTGAGCAGGGcatggaattattttttttttttcatggtaaCATCCTTAATGCACTTCTCTATGTACCCACTCACAAAGTCACTGTATTCGTCCAGACGGCACCTTCCCGAAACATGTTCCAGTttgtgcactcaaaacagttcAGTACGATTGAAGTGGCTCCTTACGGCCATAGTTTTAATGGTTCTTTGTACTGGAGCACCCCATCAGTTTCCTGTATTCTGGGACTATCAACACAAGGTGGACTGATTGCCCTAGGTGGGTTCGAGGGATAGCTTTGTGTGAATcctgatgtttgtgtaaaacaaGTCCAGTATGTTGTGCTGGTAAAACTTTAGTGCAACAGTTCCTAGTTTTACGTGGTTGAAATCCCTGGTAACTATGTAAAATGTGACGATTGTTGCTGATTGTGTCGTGAAGCTCTCATAGCGATGAATTCCCACGGGAGATAATACGGCTGGCATTTTACCACTAAAAACTCCAGCTGTGGTGAGCAGTGGGTAGCGACTATTGTGGTGTTGATGCACCAGTTATTGTTTAAGTAAATACAGAGtccacatatatacatatgcacACGTTTATGACTCAAATCATAAAGACACGTTATAATCAAccaaaatgtttaatgtaaatggagtatttgtattgtttattattatttgtttattattatttaattattaatgttttatttatccacAGGGCAACTGTTTTTAGTGTGAGACATGATGTCATATGTATCATGTGGTCATTGAAACAAAGGGGCATGAACAATTCCTAAAGTATAAAAGCACCAAACCACAATGAGCCATAAGTCATTTCATTGTTCCTTTACATGTATTCATGAACCTGACAGAATTGAATCTCTCGGATCgctgtgagcatttctcctgtccagagagatctgtatctcctgcagtttatatcttactgtacgtgtgttcagctgctgtggttcttctaacaatgtgtggaaatctgctcgtcatcatctctgttcttcacttcaagcagcttcacacaccgACCAACATGCTCGTGCTCTCTCTGGCCGTGTCGGATTTCCTTGTCGGTGCTTTAATAATGCCATTTATGTTAATCTGGACGATCGAGTCGTGTTGGATTTTCGGAAGAGGATTctgcaccttttttttgttagtaGGTGGTGTCCTTATAACCCTGTCCTTATATAATATTGCTCTGATTGCTGTGGATCGCTATTTGGCGCTCTCAAGCCCATTTCTCTACACAAAAACTATCTTTAGGAGGACCATGAGCATTGCAGTTTATTCTAACTGGTGTATGTGTCTGGTGTATGTCAtaacattcttttattttaatggaaTTTTCATGGATTTTCTACTGTGTCCTGGAGAATGTGCTTTTCTCATAAATGAGGTTTGGGCTTTTCTCGATCTTGttgtatcatttatttttccactttctgtcataatcatattgtacagtcgggtttttctgatcgctaagaaacacgccactgctatcagagagcttaataatcacacacgagctcaaacacagaaaatcacctcccactccatgaaatctgagagaaaagcagccaaagtcctcggTATTTTAGTGGCCGTGTTTATCGTGTGTTTACTgccatattatatttacagtttattaggtGACGTTATTGaaatacacacagaaacaatTCAGAAAGTTTTTATCATGCTTTATCTGAATTCCAccattaatccatttatttacgctctgttttatccgtggtttaggaggtgcattaaattaattataactctGCAGATATTCCAAACAGATTCTGCATTAATCAATGTGCTTTCATGAATTTGGAACaaacatttctattattttagaAATTATTGATTTCTACAGACTCTCATAAAAACCTTTTAAGATATACAAGTTACAAAAGATCAGtagagatatattttttttaacaatccaTATGTAGTCAGAGATCCGATTAATTCCAAATTTGTTCAGTGGTGTTGATGTCAGGGGTCAAGAAAGGATTTTCCACATCAGTCTTGGCACATCGTGTCTTTATGGAGCTTTCTGTGTAGAGTGGAAATGCCAGGGTTACACCTGTTTGGGCCTCTTACTGTACTTACAGTGAAGGGAAATCATAATGCAACAGCATATGAACATATTCTACACAATTGTAAGCAACTCTCCTAACTTGTAAACTCTGCTGTAGAATCttttgtcaaaataaataaatcatcaatATAACAACAGTTTTTAAAAGATGTTTGGATGCAAATATACGTCATTTTAGCAAAGTGACCacagtgtttacagtgttttaCAGATATCTATGTATACTGAGGCATTTTAGGCAGTTAAGGATGCTGATTGAACGACACTGCATTAGTTTGCATATAAAATCTTTTCACTTTCATATTATTACTAATGTGCATGTGACCTCGAAACACAATCATAGAATATGAATAAGGATAAAATGTACCATTGCATCATCAGTATGGGCTAGACAAGCCAGTTATCAAGCAGTGGCAATAACCatccaaattaattttttaggATAGTATGTTCCTTTCATAATATAGTGAGTattaatacttattattatGAGTATAAGTGCCTTGCTGCCACAATGGGTAAAACACAGACAAAGACCATGGAATAGATGGTGCATTGGTGACATTTGGTAATGGAATTCAGTGAAAATGGGGGGAACAGGGTGTTCATATCGAAGGTTTCATGATGGAGTACAGGGGCGTTGGCCCATAGTTGGCGGGGGCTTTGAGCAGCTCGTTGTCACAGTACCCCCTCCTCATCTCCGAACCCGCTGCCAGTGATGCTTGTGCCCAAAATACATGTCTTTAAGAGAGAGCATCTGCATTGCCATGAATGGCCCCATTATGCCACCGTGAGATCCTGGAATGAAAGGAACTCCAAATGAATACTCCTATTCTTCTGTTTGAGCTTCTTGTGAGTTTTGCCATCAGTcaagttcatgtttttgtctgcttgataggaccatacacatttgtgtatcttgtattagagcagtttaaAATTTGGTGTTTTGACTACAATTCTCGTATACTGACAACtaaatgttcaacatggcacctcatggtaaagattCTCTGAGGATTGGAGAagtagaattgttgctctccacaaagatgctgaggctgtaagaagatcagtaacaccctaaaactgagttacagtacaatcaccagggtcatacagaggttttctaagacgggttccactcggaacagacttCACAAGGGTCTGTCAAAGaagtgctgtgcatcaggtgcagaagctgcttcaaaaacagacaaatgagtgctgcagcaatgctttagaggttgcagaagcagaaggcctgcttgtcagtgctcagactgcATGCCACTTGCAGGCCGTCGCCCCAGAAGAAAGCCTCCTCTGAAGCTGACTCACAAGAAAACCCTtgaacagtttgctgaagacgacctgtccaagaaCATGAATTATTgtaaccatgtcctgtggtctgatgagactaaaataaacttgtttagcTCTGATGGTTTCTAGCATGTgtggagaaccaagaaaattgtgtcttgcctacagtcaagcatggtggtggtagtattaTTGTTTGGGGCTGCATGAATGCTGCTGGTACTGTAAAGCTGCGGCTCAttaagggaaacatggattccagcATGCACCGTAAAATTCGGAAACAGAAAATGCCGTCACTTCAGAAAGTGggctgaacagcagttttccaacataataatgaccccaatcacaccaccaagatgacaactgcctcaCTGAAGGTAAAGGAGTGGTCAAGTATATCTCtagaccttaaccctattgagcacctatGTGGCATCCTCAAgcaaaaggtggagaagcaccatgtatGTAGACAGCtagagacagagatagatagagagatacatggtgtgacatctggaaatagaaaggaataGGAGTAAgaaagagtacatgtgtgtgaatgagagggagggcagtggaggagttcagttgcagggagaagaggtggagaaggtggaggggttcaggtacctggggtcaacagtgcagagtaatggagagtgtgttagagaagtgaagaaaagagtgcaggcagggtggagtgggtggagaagagtgatagctggagtgatttgtgatagaagagtatctgtgagagtgaaagggaaagtttataggactgtggtgagacctgagatgttgtatggattagagacaatggcattgagtaaaagacaggaggtggagctggaggtagcagagttgaagatgttgagatgttcattgggagtgacgacgatggacagaaacgagtttattagagggacagcacatgtaggacgttttggtgacaaggtgagggaggtgagattgagatggtttggacatgtgcagaggagggacatggggtatatcagtaggagaaagctgaagatggagacaccaggaaggaggaaaagaggaagaccaaggaggaggtttatagatgtggtgagggaagacatgcaggtggttggtttgaaagaggcagatgtagagaacaggggggtTTGGAGACTGATGACCCGCTGTGGCGCCctctaatgggaaaagccggaagaagaaaaaaaagtaaatcttCTTTATATGTATTGTTTGCTTGCTGGCATGTTGAAAATGCTACCTGTTCTTGTTGTGTGCTGTGTtgcaattttaatataaaatgttgcaCATCTGCATAAATTTCAGTATAATAAAACAATGCTAATTGCCATTTAGGCctattttaaaaacacacacatgcaaaaaaaaaaaactacaccaAACCCTAGAGATGACGTCATGTACTGTTCTGTCATTTAAAATAGGGCGGGGTCTGGTCAATTTCTACACTATAAAAAGAAGCAAAGTAAAGCTTTACATTACTAGCAACAAATGTATGAGGTATTACTTAAAATTCTGTACAAATCAGGGGAATGTTTTATTCATGAACGTGACGGAGTTGAACCTCTCTGATATctgtgagcatttctcctgtccagagagatctgtatctcctgcagtttatatcttactgtacgtgtgttcagctgctgtggttcttctaacagtgtgtggaaatctgctcgtcatcatctctgttcttcacttcaagcagcttcacactcCGGCCAACATGCTCGTGCTCTCTCTGGCTGTGACGGATTTCTTTGTCGGGATTTTTGTAATGCTGCCGATCTTAATCTGGACAATCGAGTCATGCTGGATTTTCGGGAGTGAATTCTGCACTATTTTCTGGCTAATTGTTGGTTTTCTCACAATCTTATCCATTTACACTATCGCTCTGATCGCTGTGGATCGGTACGTGGCTCTCTCAAACCCCTTTCTCTACACAAACAAAATCTCTAGGAGGACCATGAGCATCGTGATTCACTTTAACTTCCTTGTGTGTCTGACATACAACATAGTGTTCtactattttaatataacattcaCAAGTTACATCATGTGTCCTGgagagtgttttatttctctgaaTGAGGTTTGGTCTGTAATTGATCTTGTGTATTCGTTTCtatttccactttctgtcataatcatattgtacagtcgggtttttctgatcgctaaaaaacacgccactgctatcagagagcttaataatcacacacgacctcaaacacagaaaatcacctcccactccatgaaatctgagagaaaagcagccaaagtcctcggCGTTTTAGTGTCCGTGTTTCTGGCCTGTTTACTTCcatttttaatttacaatttattagGTGATGTTGTTGAACAACGGACAGAAACTATTCATAAAGTTTTAATCATGCTATCTCTTAATTCCACCATTAATCCGGTTATTTATGCTCTGTTTTATccgtggtttaggaggtgcattaaattaattataactctGAAAATATTCCAAACAGACTCTGCATTAATTAATGTTCTTTCATGAATGgtgccccttttttttttttacttcttatgTTGCCTTCaaatatttctattatataacatttaaactTTGGTTACAAATCAAATACAAacactaataaatatttttatttctatagttttatTTGCAATGCAATGCAATATTATCTTTTAAATTATAGTGTGATCTTGATCTTGAGTcctaaatttatatttaaagaataaacatATCTGCTATTTTAAGGGGCATGCCTGTAATGTTATGTCCTGAAGATAATCAGTCCATCAGTTTAGCACTTTTGTTcataaatgaccaaaaaaaaggttaaaaatagctgaatttgaaattttattgtgaatagtgggtttttttgcaaatgtttaaTGTCATGTTCTATTTGTCTCTGTCGTTTAAAAAACGCTGCTGTAGATATTtgtagaaaataataaagagtTAACATGAACAGTCCTTTTTCAAGTCAGCATCTTTAATAGATTAAAGCCTAACTCATGCTTACACATCAtaaaacaattgtttttcttttttcaaaccattctgttctttatatttctgttttaggcAACTGCCTTTACATTCTTctgtaaaatgctttttaaacttGTGCTTTATTAGAGCGTATTTTACACAGTGAGATTAATCTTCAACATCATCTCTCAGAAAAGCCTAATCGGTtgttgtgtgtgattgtgttgaatgcctACCTGAAGTCTTTGAACAACATCCAAACTCTATGTAAAAAAGAGGCCTTTAAACAGGTCATTGATACAGGCATGTAGAGTAGTGGAATGATCTGTTATGGCCTACATTTTTGCCATATAAATGTGTGTCCTTGGTGTTTAagtaacaaaatattattttctcaGACTTGCATTTCATCTCCCTGATCACAGCCTGTGAGATTCTCCCTTGCTGCTTTGTCATTAGACCTCAAGGCCGTGTCTTGGCCACACCGTGTGGTAATTAAAGTTCATAATGTGAACTGAATGTAAGTGTATGTGgaagttttttttgtccaaacagatttcagcctctaatctaatctaatctaatctgcaCAGGGCCTTTAAAATCTGTTCAACTGGACTTTTATCATAGTCTTCTTAACAGTTAGCTCTGtgtctttaaccaatcagagatcagattctcctcacagggcagctcgctGGCCCAGAGTAGCATCAACATTTtttcgtcctctgattggttggtcagagggaaacttaTACAGTCAAGTtggactggtaaaacacgtgtgtagctctgcacacattaatacatctgagttagacttttttacgccTGGgtggaagagaaattgatttggtcatggatatacttaaaaatccattttgaagaaaagctagacatcgcttgtctcagcccagggaAGGGTTTGTTTATCACTTCcggaccagtgaatacgagcggtaccactcgattacagcctctgaggagtggcGCAAATTataagtctgcatctctggtcagtaggttgtattttatttacattttaatgtttttgacattgtcatgtaggtgcacagttgtggttgtagtgtagaagtttggagtcttaactgggtttgttgctttagtaaaatggttttcacctccaaaTGTGAAATATGTGACCAAATGCACTGCCTGCCACtgatatgtaatatgtaatatatatatatatatatatatatatatatatatatggtgaatgcgggtgactaggtgagtcaggatgggaggacccaaatgaAGGATGCAAGCAGGAGTTAGGTGAAAACACAGGCTTTAATAGagcacaggcaaaaaaaaaaaagtccaaaaacagtccagggtcaaaaaCAGATGCAAACAGGGCGATGCAGAGAAAACAAAAggcaaaaccaaaaacacagtccaaaatATCCAAAAGccagcaaacaaaacaaaataggcagaacagaaacacaaaccaaTAAACAGTGCAGAGGTCAAAACCaaaacagagcagaacaggggtcaggaacAGGATACTGGGAAATGCTTAATGATAGGCAATGGTATGGGGTATATAATATCATGAGGGGCTTAATGGGAGAGGTGTATTAACACTGAGGGCATTGTTGACAAAAGTTCTGCACTTTTGTCTCCTTGCATCGCCAGTAGAATATGTATTTTACCTATATTTCTCACCCCTAGATTGCTGCTGAGTGGGTGGGTGGTCCAGGTGCATTAACCATGTTTGTCTTTGTCCGTGGTACTACCAGCAGGTCACACGCTTGGCCCCGCTGCTCTGTGAGATAGTACAGCAGGCCGTCCCTGATTAGGTGTGTAGTGAATGTCCAGGTTGCTGATCTTCTTCCTCTATTTGCTGCACCTGTCTCCAACAGTTCTTCAGGCAGTCATCCTCTTTTTGCTCTCAAGTGTAGTTACTCTCTGTTGACCTGGTGAAACACACTAGACACAGGGTTGTGGTTGATATGTGACTCACTTTTCTCATGTGTTGTTACTGTAGTCTTCTTTGCATATATACATTAAGTTCAGTATAATAGAACAGCACTAATAGCAATTCAGGCCTATAGATGTAAAGGTGATTAAATACACATGCATGCAGaccaaaaaaatccacaaaaaaacCTAAACCCAACCCCAGAGATGACATCATGCATTATGCTGTCACTCGAATTGTGTGGGGTGTGGTCAATTTCTACACTTTAAAAACGCCAAAGTGTAATACTTTTGAGGTATTTAGAGGTATGACTTTAAACTCACATCAGAGAAATATTGTGTTCATGAACGTGACGGAGTTGAATCTCTCTGATCgctgtgagcatttctcctgtccagagagatctgtatctcctgcagtttatatcttactgtacgtgtgttcagctgctgtggttcttctaacagtgtgtggaaatctgctcgtcatcatctctgttgttcacttcaagcagcttcacacaccgACCAACATGCTCGTGCTCTCTCTGGCCGTGTCGGATTTCTTCGTGGGCATTCTTGTAATTCCGCTGATCTTAATCTGGACAATTGAGTCATGCTGGATTTTGGGTAGAAGCTTCTGCACCATTTTTTGGATAAGTGTTGGTTTTCTCACAGTCTTATCTATCTCTACTATTGTTCTCATCGCTGTGGATCGGTACGTGGCTCTCTCAAACCCCTTTCTCTACACAAACAAAATCTCTAAAAGGACTATGAGCATCATGATTTATTCTAATTTACTTTTGTGTCTGACATACAACATAGTTTACtactattttaatataacattcaCAAGTTACATAATGTGTCCTGGAGAGTGTTTTTTCTTACTGAATGAGGTTTGGTCTGTAATTGATCTTGTGTATTCGTTTATATTTCCTctttctgtcataatcatattgtacagtcgggtttttctgattgctaagaaacacgccactgctatcagagagcttaataatcacacacgacctcaaacacagaaaatcacctcccactccatgaaatctgagagaaaagcagccaaaatCCTCGGCGTTTTAGTGTCCGTGTTTCTGGCGTGTTTACTTCCTTATttaatttacagtttattaggtGACGTTATTGAACTGAAGACAGAAACTATTCATAAAGTCTTAATCATGATGTCACTTAATTCCAccattaatccatttatttacgctctgttttatccgtggtttaggaggtgcattaaattaataataactcTGAAAATATTTTAGAGAGACTCTGcattaattaatgttttgtcCTGAATAGTTTTCTACTGCTACTGATGTTGTGGAGTAACATGTATTTAATCACTTTTACAAAACTTGACCTCATCAGTAAAACACAGCATACAAGCAATAGCAGTGGTTTTctattttgtaaaagaaaaaagaagaaaattaaaatTGGAATTTTACATGGGGTTAGggtaaacatgtttttaaaaagactcatttgtactttttgtactttttttttttttttattagtcatttttttaaatagttaacGTGCCCTCAGACAATGAATTCAtcctaaatgtgtttatttgtgtcaaTGTCAGGGCTTGAGAACTGATTTTACATGAGTCTGGCACACTATGGCTTTATGGAGCTTGCTGTGTAGACGGGAATTTCCAGGCTTACACCTGTTTGGGCCTCTTACTTTCAGTAAAGGAAAATTGTAAATGCACATTAACATattctacacaattgtgtgcttgCAACTTTATGGTAGCACTTATTGCTggaatggtcaggtgttcaaataaacatcaatttcagattattataaattttgtcattttaactTGTAAATTCTGCTATATGGAAACTCACATTATAAAAAACGAGATATAAGAATATATAGTTGTTTAGATGAAAAGATACATATCAAAGGAGTTTTGCAGACAAGCATGTATACTGAGGCATTTTAGGCAGATGAGGATGCGGAGTGAATAATACTGCATTAGTTTGCATATTAAGCGTTCACactttcatattattattaatgtgcatGTGTCCTTAAAATACAGTGCTAAAGTATAACCTCAATGTGAAAAATGACTGTTATGCAAAATATCCgtaaaaacagaatacaatcatttgcaaatgtcataaatgcaTAGTTTATTTCCTGTAGGACATAGAAAACATAGCAGATGTTAAAAGTGAGGACATGGtcgttttaaagaaataaataaggtcattttgaattggATGGAGTAGCAAGTGTCAAGAATTTGTGGGGGGGGCAACAAGCTGAAAAAGCAAGTGTTACTaataagaaacagctggagaacCATTTTGCATCTAATTAGGTTTATTTGTtaacaggtcagtaacatgatcAGGTATAaaaagggaggtggtagctcagtggttaaggcattgggctttggatcagaagatcacaggttcaaatcccaccaccaccaagctgccactgctgggcccttgagcaaaagccctaccaccctcccctgctcagttgtaagtcgctctggataagggagtctgccaaatgctgcaaatgtaaatgtaaaaagatagGATAAGATActtctctca containing:
- the LOC124401589 gene encoding trace amine-associated receptor 6-like translates to MNLTELNLSDRCEHFSCPERSVSPAVYILLYVCSAAVVLLTMCGNLLVIISVLHFKQLHTPTNMLVLSLAVSDFLVGALIMPFMLIWTIESCWIFGRGFCTFFLLVGGVLITLSLYNIALIAVDRYLALSSPFLYTKTIFRRTMSIAVYSNWCMCLVYVITFFYFNGIFMDFLLCPGECAFLINEVWAFLDLVVSFIFPLSVIIILYSRVFLIAKKHATAIRELNNHTRAQTQKITSHSMKSERKAAKVLGILVAVFIVCLLPYYIYSLLGDVIEIHTETIQKVFIMLYLNSTINPFIYALFYPWFRRCIKLIITLQIFQTDSALINVLS
- the LOC124401880 gene encoding trace amine-associated receptor 7a-like, whose protein sequence is MNVTELNLSDICEHFSCPERSVSPAVYILLYVCSAAVVLLTVCGNLLVIISVLHFKQLHTPANMLVLSLAVTDFFVGIFVMLPILIWTIESCWIFGSEFCTIFWLIVGFLTILSIYTIALIAVDRYVALSNPFLYTNKISRRTMSIVIHFNFLVCLTYNIVFYYFNITFTSYIMCPGECFISLNEVWSVIDLVYSFLFPLSVIIILYSRVFLIAKKHATAIRELNNHTRPQTQKITSHSMKSERKAAKVLGVLVSVFLACLLPFLIYNLLGDVVEQRTETIHKVLIMLSLNSTINPVIYALFYPWFRRCIKLIITLKIFQTDSALINVLS
- the LOC124401753 gene encoding trace amine-associated receptor 13c-like, whose translation is MHYAVTRIVWGVVNFYTLKTPKCNTFEVFRGMTLNSHQRNIVFMNVTELNLSDRCEHFSCPERSVSPAVYILLYVCSAAVVLLTVCGNLLVIISVVHFKQLHTPTNMLVLSLAVSDFFVGILVIPLILIWTIESCWILGRSFCTIFWISVGFLTVLSISTIVLIAVDRYVALSNPFLYTNKISKRTMSIMIYSNLLLCLTYNIVYYYFNITFTSYIMCPGECFFLLNEVWSVIDLVYSFIFPLSVIIILYSRVFLIAKKHATAIRELNNHTRPQTQKITSHSMKSERKAAKILGVLVSVFLACLLPYLIYSLLGDVIELKTETIHKVLIMMSLNSTINPFIYALFYPWFRRCIKLIITLKIF